Within the Candidatus Glassbacteria bacterium genome, the region TGATCCGGGAATGTTTCGCCAAGCTGGGCCCGCGGATCAAAAGCTGCCACGCCAAGGACATTATCCTGCGCGATAAGCTGACCACGCATCTCGATGAGTGCCCGCCCGGCGCCGGCGGACTGGATTACGCGGTCTACATCAAGGAGTTGAGCCGCTTCCCGGACGTGCCGCTGATGATGGAGCACATGCAGGAACCAGCGGAATACGAACAGGCGGGAAAATACATCCGCGAGGTGGGGGCGGGCATGGGGGTCAGCTTTAGCTGACAGCCCCTGTCATAGTAAGTCAACGCGCACTTTGCCAAGGAAGCCATCTTTTGCTGTTTCAAGATTAAGCTGGCGAATAGCGGATCAGCAGCCTCCCATCTCCGAAACCTGCTGATTCGGCTTCTAATTTGACAACACTCTCACAAATCCCTATGATTGTTTAGACGAAGTACACCCAGACCCGCGGCACGGTATACCGAACCGGCTTACCACACTCGACTGATCCCGGACGCACTCCTCACTGACAGTTTATAGCCGACGATGTTTATTGGGAGTTTTATACAGTCTGTATAAAATTCCACTGCTTTTTTATATGTCGTAACGGATTGCTATATGTCATTTTATGTGTTTTACTTTAGACTTTTCATGAGGTATTACATAGCTGTATTTGCCATCTAAAGGTTTTTATCGCAGTTCTGTATATACCCTGGTTAGGCGTTATTTCTAAATTTTACAATAAGGCCAAGAAAGAAGCTGCGGGCCTATCATTTTAATGAAGTGAGGTGAAATCTATGCGGATACTTACATCCAAGCTGTCAACGGTACTATTCATTAATCTCGTTTTGATCTTTGCTCTTGGTGTGGCGACTTTGCCGGCACAGCAGAAGATCAAGGTTTCCGGGAAGCATACATTAGCTTACACCAAACAGGACACGATCAATGTTGGAGACACTGAGGGCCACATCTTATCCCTGAGTGAGTTTGAGGGAACTACTGTTAGTACCGGTAAGAACAAATTCATGGATGGTGCCCGGGATGTTGGCATGGGATTCTCTGATCTTGTTATGGGCAACGGATCTGGCCAGGGCTATTTGAAAAGTTCCCTAAATGGCGTTGTCGTCTTTTCGAAACATCAGCTAAAGACTGCAACTACCCTTTCCCCCGAGGGAAAACCTGTAACCACATTTGAAGGGTCTTTCACTTGGACAAAAGGGACAGGTAAGTACGAGAACATCCAGGGGGGTGGTACCTTTAAGGGGAAGTTTATTTCAAGGATTATATTTATTGTTGAGTGGGAGGGCGAATACTTCATTGAAAAGTGAGGCAATAGCCTCATTGTTTGATCCCTATATAGAACAAGTCTTTGTAGGCCCGCAGCTTCTTTACAAGTACTGTAGGAAATTCACTAAGCAAGCAAAATTGCGCCTAACCAGCGCATCAAGGCGGACGCAGCCAGTTGGGTGTAATTTTCAGCGAAGGCAGTCTCTATCACCATTAGAGGTAATATTTTTTGGCCCCTTTACATGCCTGCGCCGCTTATGCGCAGACCGTTAGGCTGCTTTAATCCGGCGCAATAAGCAAACTCCAGCGAGCGGTTCATCACGATATCCGCTCGATAAAGCTTTCGCGCAGGCCGGGATCGTTCAAGCGGCCCTCGTCCTCCACGGGAAGCTGCGGGAAATGCCGCGTAACCATCGCCGCCCAGATCCCCATCCCCTTCCTGACCGGCATTCCCCTGCCTCCGTATACCTTGATCCTCTCCAGTCCGCAGGAGGGCGACCTGCTCTTGAAGATATAGCCGCACAGGCCCTCGCGTTCGAGTTCCTGCAAGCGCTTTCTGCCCCACGCCTGCATCCTGTCCGTGCAGTCGGCACCCGTTTTGTCGGTCACCAGACGTGGAGCCGACGGGTCCCCTTCCAGGCGCATGGCCTCGCGGGGCACACCCAGGCCGCACTCGTGCTCCGGGCAGACCGGGACATACTCCACCCACTTGCCCAGCGTTTCCACGAGGTACGGTGCATACTTATCGCCGCCGT harbors:
- a CDS encoding DUF523 domain-containing protein, producing the protein MEHKIKLGIATCLLGGRVRYDGGDKYAPYLVETLGKWVEYVPVCPEHECGLGVPREAMRLEGDPSAPRLVTDKTGADCTDRMQAWGRKRLQELEREGLCGYIFKSRSPSCGLERIKVYGGRGMPVRKGMGIWAAMVTRHFPQLPVEDEGRLNDPGLRESFIERIS